One genomic segment of Raphanus sativus cultivar WK10039 unplaced genomic scaffold, ASM80110v3 Scaffold0374, whole genome shotgun sequence includes these proteins:
- the LOC108833871 gene encoding polyadenylate-binding protein 2 isoform X1, which yields MWGSDSKPANLLVKRKLKDDLVTKAMILKKHKEEVVVKKKTILVRGLSKDAGIADIIDFFKDVGQVVVRVQLVVHHGFRKTRKYGFVKFASSNEAEKALQKIKNLPGPQTFAQIFPYVHIIPRYCKDHKVWNKDFILREEDDTPPPKFVENVLFVSNLSPQTKVFHIIDYFSPLGQVVSVRLVVNPEGKHVGYGFVELGSAYQAHKALEKMNGEYLLDHKIFIDVAKLPPYRLLPEYNFAEKLCYEDYLRRGILVRDKDETGERLYQEAVAVRNKTIFVNNLSPPTKIQDLIDILKDVGKVVNVRLLIDCEGNQTGDGYVEFASAEEAEKALEKKYLDDQGIFLFSADSLPEFQHPKYCIDHKVWYEDYLGRENRLIEDDDVVEEGFDETHDFAEEVAIRKKTLFVYNIPPGIRTYNLFDYYKNVGHVCRVRLVVNHEGDHVGCGFVEFASAEEAMTALLFYQRSSRALQILSDVVEMAPYPIRPKYMRAEKLWNEEYLRQESLRTEEDYLERQEVTELFCGKKKTFSDDD from the exons ATGTGGGGCTCTGATTCGAAGCCAGCTAATTTATTGG TGAAGCGTAAGCTGAAAGATGATTTGGTGACCAAAGCTATGATTCTGAAGAAACATAAG GAGGAGGTTGTCGTAAAAAAGAAAACGATCTTGGTTCGCGGTCTCTCTAAGGACGCTGGGATAGCAGATATCATCGATTTCTTCAAAGATGTTGGACAAGTTGTTGTTCGTGTTCAACTTGTTGTTCACCACGGTTTCAGGAAGACTagaaaatatggttttgttAAGTTTGCTTCTTCTAACGAAGCAGAGAAG GCTCTCCAAAAGATTAAAAATTTGCCCGGTCCCCAGACTTTTGCTCAGATTTTCCCTTATGTGCACATCATACCCAG gTATTGCAAAGATCACAAAGTCTG GAACAAAGATTTCATCCTACGAGAAGAAGATGACACACCTCCTCCCAAGTTTGTTGAG AACGTTCTCTTTGTTTCCAACCTCTCTCCTCAGACTAAAGTATTTCATAT CATCGATTACTTCAGTCCTCTTGGACAAGTTGTTAGTGTTCGACTTGTTGTAAATCCCGAGGGCAAGCATGTAGGCTATGGCTTTGTGGAGCTTGGTTCTGCTTACCAAGCACATAAGGCGCTGGAAAAAATGAATGGTGAATATTTGCTGGATCACAAGATTTTTATTGACGTAGCTAAGCTGCCTCCCTACCGTCTCCTACCCGA gtACAACTTTGCAGAGAAGCTCTG TTACGAAGACTATCTTCGCCGAGGGATCCTTGTGAGAGACAAAGATGAGACAGGAGAAAGACTTTATCAAGAG GCAGTTGCTGTAAGAAATAAGACAATCTTTGTCAACAACCTCTCTCCCCCAACTAAAATACAAGATCT CATCGACATATTAAAAGATGTCGGAAAAGTTGTTAATGTTCGACTTCTTATAGACTGTGAGGGCAACCAAACTGGCGATGGCTATGTTGAGTTTGCTTCTGCTGAAGAAGCAGAGAAG GCGTTGGAAAAGAAGTATTTGGACGATCAaggaatttttcttttttcggcTGATAGTTTGCCAGAGTTTCAGCATCCCAA GTATTGCATCGATCACAAGGTTTG GTACGAAGACTACCTTGGACGAGAAAACCGTCTGATCGAAGATGATGATGTAGTGGAGGAAGGATTTGATGAAACTCATGATTTTGCTGAGGAAGTAGCCATAAGAAAAAAGACACTCTTCGTTTACAATATCCCTCCCGGAATACGAACATATAATCT CTTTGATTACTACAAAAATGTTGGACATGTTTGTCGTGTTCGACTTGTTGTGAACCACGAGGGTGATCATGTGGGCTGTGGCTTTGTTGAGTTTGCTTCTGCTGAGGAAGCAATGACAGCGTTGCTCTTCTACCAGAGGAGTAGTAGAGCTCTGCAAATTCTCTCCGACGTGGTTGAGATGGCTCCATACCCTATCCGACCCAA GTACATGCGTGCAGAGAAGCTCTG GAACGAAGAGTACCTTCGACAAGAAAGCCTTCGGACAGAAGAAGATTATCTGGAGAGACAGGAGGTAACCGAATTATTCTGCGGTAAGAAGAAAACCTTCTCTGATGATGACTga
- the LOC108833871 gene encoding polyadenylate-binding protein 2 isoform X3, whose translation MWGSDSKPANLLVKRKLKDDLVTKAMILKKHKEEVVVKKKTILVRGLSKDAGIADIIDFFKDVGQVVVRVQLVVHHGFRKTRKYGFVKFASSNEAEKALQKIKNLPGPQTFAQIFPYVHIIPRNKDFILREEDDTPPPKFVENVLFVSNLSPQTKVFHIIDYFSPLGQVVSVRLVVNPEGKHVGYGFVELGSAYQAHKALEKMNGEYLLDHKIFIDVAKLPPYRLLPEYNFAEKLCYEDYLRRGILVRDKDETGERLYQEAVAVRNKTIFVNNLSPPTKIQDLIDILKDVGKVVNVRLLIDCEGNQTGDGYVEFASAEEAEKALEKKYLDDQGIFLFSADSLPEFQHPKYCIDHKVWYEDYLGRENRLIEDDDVVEEGFDETHDFAEEVAIRKKTLFVYNIPPGIRTYNLFDYYKNVGHVCRVRLVVNHEGDHVGCGFVEFASAEEAMTALLFYQRSSRALQILSDVVEMAPYPIRPKYMRAEKLWNEEYLRQESLRTEEDYLERQEVTELFCGKKKTFSDDD comes from the exons ATGTGGGGCTCTGATTCGAAGCCAGCTAATTTATTGG TGAAGCGTAAGCTGAAAGATGATTTGGTGACCAAAGCTATGATTCTGAAGAAACATAAG GAGGAGGTTGTCGTAAAAAAGAAAACGATCTTGGTTCGCGGTCTCTCTAAGGACGCTGGGATAGCAGATATCATCGATTTCTTCAAAGATGTTGGACAAGTTGTTGTTCGTGTTCAACTTGTTGTTCACCACGGTTTCAGGAAGACTagaaaatatggttttgttAAGTTTGCTTCTTCTAACGAAGCAGAGAAG GCTCTCCAAAAGATTAAAAATTTGCCCGGTCCCCAGACTTTTGCTCAGATTTTCCCTTATGTGCACATCATACCCAG GAACAAAGATTTCATCCTACGAGAAGAAGATGACACACCTCCTCCCAAGTTTGTTGAG AACGTTCTCTTTGTTTCCAACCTCTCTCCTCAGACTAAAGTATTTCATAT CATCGATTACTTCAGTCCTCTTGGACAAGTTGTTAGTGTTCGACTTGTTGTAAATCCCGAGGGCAAGCATGTAGGCTATGGCTTTGTGGAGCTTGGTTCTGCTTACCAAGCACATAAGGCGCTGGAAAAAATGAATGGTGAATATTTGCTGGATCACAAGATTTTTATTGACGTAGCTAAGCTGCCTCCCTACCGTCTCCTACCCGA gtACAACTTTGCAGAGAAGCTCTG TTACGAAGACTATCTTCGCCGAGGGATCCTTGTGAGAGACAAAGATGAGACAGGAGAAAGACTTTATCAAGAG GCAGTTGCTGTAAGAAATAAGACAATCTTTGTCAACAACCTCTCTCCCCCAACTAAAATACAAGATCT CATCGACATATTAAAAGATGTCGGAAAAGTTGTTAATGTTCGACTTCTTATAGACTGTGAGGGCAACCAAACTGGCGATGGCTATGTTGAGTTTGCTTCTGCTGAAGAAGCAGAGAAG GCGTTGGAAAAGAAGTATTTGGACGATCAaggaatttttcttttttcggcTGATAGTTTGCCAGAGTTTCAGCATCCCAA GTATTGCATCGATCACAAGGTTTG GTACGAAGACTACCTTGGACGAGAAAACCGTCTGATCGAAGATGATGATGTAGTGGAGGAAGGATTTGATGAAACTCATGATTTTGCTGAGGAAGTAGCCATAAGAAAAAAGACACTCTTCGTTTACAATATCCCTCCCGGAATACGAACATATAATCT CTTTGATTACTACAAAAATGTTGGACATGTTTGTCGTGTTCGACTTGTTGTGAACCACGAGGGTGATCATGTGGGCTGTGGCTTTGTTGAGTTTGCTTCTGCTGAGGAAGCAATGACAGCGTTGCTCTTCTACCAGAGGAGTAGTAGAGCTCTGCAAATTCTCTCCGACGTGGTTGAGATGGCTCCATACCCTATCCGACCCAA GTACATGCGTGCAGAGAAGCTCTG GAACGAAGAGTACCTTCGACAAGAAAGCCTTCGGACAGAAGAAGATTATCTGGAGAGACAGGAGGTAACCGAATTATTCTGCGGTAAGAAGAAAACCTTCTCTGATGATGACTga
- the LOC108833871 gene encoding polyadenylate-binding protein 2 isoform X2, with protein MWGSDSKPANLLVKRKLKDDLVTKAMILKKHKKTILVRGLSKDAGIADIIDFFKDVGQVVVRVQLVVHHGFRKTRKYGFVKFASSNEAEKALQKIKNLPGPQTFAQIFPYVHIIPRYCKDHKVWNKDFILREEDDTPPPKFVENVLFVSNLSPQTKVFHIIDYFSPLGQVVSVRLVVNPEGKHVGYGFVELGSAYQAHKALEKMNGEYLLDHKIFIDVAKLPPYRLLPEYNFAEKLCYEDYLRRGILVRDKDETGERLYQEAVAVRNKTIFVNNLSPPTKIQDLIDILKDVGKVVNVRLLIDCEGNQTGDGYVEFASAEEAEKALEKKYLDDQGIFLFSADSLPEFQHPKYCIDHKVWYEDYLGRENRLIEDDDVVEEGFDETHDFAEEVAIRKKTLFVYNIPPGIRTYNLFDYYKNVGHVCRVRLVVNHEGDHVGCGFVEFASAEEAMTALLFYQRSSRALQILSDVVEMAPYPIRPKYMRAEKLWNEEYLRQESLRTEEDYLERQEVTELFCGKKKTFSDDD; from the exons ATGTGGGGCTCTGATTCGAAGCCAGCTAATTTATTGG TGAAGCGTAAGCTGAAAGATGATTTGGTGACCAAAGCTATGATTCTGAAGAAACATAAG AAAACGATCTTGGTTCGCGGTCTCTCTAAGGACGCTGGGATAGCAGATATCATCGATTTCTTCAAAGATGTTGGACAAGTTGTTGTTCGTGTTCAACTTGTTGTTCACCACGGTTTCAGGAAGACTagaaaatatggttttgttAAGTTTGCTTCTTCTAACGAAGCAGAGAAG GCTCTCCAAAAGATTAAAAATTTGCCCGGTCCCCAGACTTTTGCTCAGATTTTCCCTTATGTGCACATCATACCCAG gTATTGCAAAGATCACAAAGTCTG GAACAAAGATTTCATCCTACGAGAAGAAGATGACACACCTCCTCCCAAGTTTGTTGAG AACGTTCTCTTTGTTTCCAACCTCTCTCCTCAGACTAAAGTATTTCATAT CATCGATTACTTCAGTCCTCTTGGACAAGTTGTTAGTGTTCGACTTGTTGTAAATCCCGAGGGCAAGCATGTAGGCTATGGCTTTGTGGAGCTTGGTTCTGCTTACCAAGCACATAAGGCGCTGGAAAAAATGAATGGTGAATATTTGCTGGATCACAAGATTTTTATTGACGTAGCTAAGCTGCCTCCCTACCGTCTCCTACCCGA gtACAACTTTGCAGAGAAGCTCTG TTACGAAGACTATCTTCGCCGAGGGATCCTTGTGAGAGACAAAGATGAGACAGGAGAAAGACTTTATCAAGAG GCAGTTGCTGTAAGAAATAAGACAATCTTTGTCAACAACCTCTCTCCCCCAACTAAAATACAAGATCT CATCGACATATTAAAAGATGTCGGAAAAGTTGTTAATGTTCGACTTCTTATAGACTGTGAGGGCAACCAAACTGGCGATGGCTATGTTGAGTTTGCTTCTGCTGAAGAAGCAGAGAAG GCGTTGGAAAAGAAGTATTTGGACGATCAaggaatttttcttttttcggcTGATAGTTTGCCAGAGTTTCAGCATCCCAA GTATTGCATCGATCACAAGGTTTG GTACGAAGACTACCTTGGACGAGAAAACCGTCTGATCGAAGATGATGATGTAGTGGAGGAAGGATTTGATGAAACTCATGATTTTGCTGAGGAAGTAGCCATAAGAAAAAAGACACTCTTCGTTTACAATATCCCTCCCGGAATACGAACATATAATCT CTTTGATTACTACAAAAATGTTGGACATGTTTGTCGTGTTCGACTTGTTGTGAACCACGAGGGTGATCATGTGGGCTGTGGCTTTGTTGAGTTTGCTTCTGCTGAGGAAGCAATGACAGCGTTGCTCTTCTACCAGAGGAGTAGTAGAGCTCTGCAAATTCTCTCCGACGTGGTTGAGATGGCTCCATACCCTATCCGACCCAA GTACATGCGTGCAGAGAAGCTCTG GAACGAAGAGTACCTTCGACAAGAAAGCCTTCGGACAGAAGAAGATTATCTGGAGAGACAGGAGGTAACCGAATTATTCTGCGGTAAGAAGAAAACCTTCTCTGATGATGACTga